TAGACAGTATTAAAGAGTTAATTTATTCATTGCCATTTTATGATGGATTGGTTATTAATAAAGAAACAAACTCTACTTTAATGGCAATAACCTTTGATGATAAAAAATTGAATTCAAAGGAACGAATAAGCATTGTAGAAAGTATTAAAGAAAAAGCTGATAAATTTTCTGCAAAGTATAAAACGAATTTGCATTTTTCTGGACTACCGTATATTCGAACAAAATTCATGAAAACCGTTTCGAATGAAATGGAACTATTTTTAATTCTTGCAATTGTTGTTACGGCATTAATTCTTTATTTATTTTTCCGTTCATTCAGGGTTGTTGGGTATTCTTTAGTGGTAGTTGCAATTGGATTGATATGGTCACTTGGAACAATACATTTGTTTGGCTATCAAATAACGATTTTATCTTCAATGATTCCGCCACTGATTACAGTTATTGGGTTACCTAATTGTATCTTTTTTACAAATAAATATCAGGATGAACTTCGCAGGCATGGTAATAAAATGCGTGCATTAAGCATGATGGTAAGAAAAGTTGGACTGTCTAATTTTTTAGCTAATATTACTACTGCGGTTGGTTTTGGAGTTTTTTATTTTACAAACAGCTCTTTACTTGTTGAATTTGGTGTTGTTGCTGCAATAAATGTTATAGCATCTTATTTTGTGGCGTTAACATTTTTAACTATTATTTTAAGTTTTTTACCAGCTCCATCATTAAAAAAGAAGAATCATTTATCCGGAAAACGAATTAATTATATTATTGATAAAGTAAATTTTTTAGTTCATAACCGAAGAACTGCAATTTATATTGTTATTGCTGTTATTACTGTTATTGGCGGACTTGGAATGTTTAATATTAAAAAAATCGGTTATGTTGTTGACGATCTTCCGAAAAAAGATCCTATATATACTGATTTACGTTTCTTTGAAAAGAATTTTAATGGAGTTTTACCTTTTGAAGTTTTAATTGATACTAAAAAGGAAAAAGGTGTTTTTGCTGATGATGCTAAAACACTTTATAAAATTAAAAAACTTCAGAAAGTTGTTAACGAGCATTCCGAATTTTCTAAACCACTTTCTGTTGTTGAGGCATTAAGATTTGCATATCAGGCTTACAATGATGGAAAACCTAAATTTTATCAGTTGCCTCCTCCAATGGAACTGAATAAAATGAAAAAATATATATCAACAGTATCTGGTAATGATAGTAAATTTAAAGCTTTTCTTGATAGTACTAAGCGTTATACAAGAGTCAGCTTTCAGATGGCTGATGTTGGTTCAGTTCGAATAAAAGAATTAATAAACGAGTTAAGGCCACAAGTGGATAGTATTTTTGATCCAAAAGAATATAATGTAAGTTTTACTGGTCAAAGCGCAGTTTTTTTAAAAGGTAATGATTATTTATTCCGTCATCTTTTTATAAGCCTTTTAATCGCTATAGGATTAATATTGCTTATCGGAATGGTACTTTTCCGTTCTGTATTAATTATTGTTTTATCCAAAATACCATGCTTAATTCCACTTGTTGTTACAGCAGGAATAATGGGTTATTTTAATATACCATTTAAACCATCAACAATATTAATTTTTAGTATCGCATTTGGCTTAGCATCGGATGGTACTATTTATATATTAACTGAATACAGGCAACAGTTAAAAAAAGGTTCAGGATCTGATTCTATTCGTAACACCGTGAAAGAGGTTGGTCTTAGTATGATTTATACTAATATTATTTTGTTTTTTGGATTTGCAATATTCATTGTTTCTAGTTTTGGTGGAACGGCAGCTATGGGTACATTAATTTCAATTACTCTGTTAAGTTCACTTGTAACAAATTTAATTTTGTTGCCTTCAATTTTATTAACTCTTGAGAAGAGGGTTAATACCAAGAATATGCTTAAAGATGCTATCGATCTTGATGCAGAAGATGAGGAAGGTGATATTGTTGAAGAGCCTCAGGCAGCTGTTGTAAGTTAATTCGCTTTTTTCTCTTATATTTAATTTTCTTTGAATATTGTTTATTCAACCTAAAGTTTTTTTTATTTATAAATAAAATTTTACCTTTGCTGATTATTATGCCACAATTATTAATAAATAATACCCGTGTGTTCCTTTGCATTCAACCGAATTGCAAGGGATGGCATATTTTTACAATTCACCATAATAAGCGATATCATTCTTATCGTAACTGGTAATTAAAAGAGTTTTTATCTCTTTTTTACTGAAACCTCTCAGGTTTTCAATTTTCTTAATCAAATTATTTTATGGAAGAATTATCTGAATTAATATTGGAGAAATTAAATACACTTGTGATCGTTGTTAATGATCAGGGTAGTGTTGACTATGTAAGTTCATCGTCATTAAAAATTCTTGGTTTTGAGTCAAAACAATTATTGGGCGATGCATGGTGGAATTTAACACGTAACAGTGAAGAAGAAACTGAGATTGTAAAAAATATTACAAGAAAAATGTTTTCTCAATGTCAGAAAGGATTGTATCCACAGCCTTATGAGCGGTTACTTAAAACTTCCTCTGGAAAAAATAAATGGATACTTTGGAATACAACTGTAGGGCCTTCAAATACTATGGTTGCTATAGGATATGATATAACAGACAGAAAAACTTCAGAGCAGAAACTTTTAAAAGCAAATGTTAGTTTAGCACAACATAATGCAGAAATGCTTGAAAGTATTAATTATGCTAAACGAATTCAACAGTCGATTTTGCCGGCTAAATGTAAAATCGAACAACTTTTTAATGGTGGCTTTGTTTTGTACAAACCAAAAGATATTGTGAGTGGCGATTTTTACTGGTTTTATGAAAAACCCGATGCCTATTATATCGCTGCAATTGATTGCACAGGACATGGTGTGCCGGGAGCATTATTGTCTGTACTTGCTCATTCTTTATTAAAAAAAGTAATTGAAGGCAGTAATTTGTGTGAACCTGCTCAAATACTTTATGAGCTTGATTTGGAATTACACAGAGAATTAAATTCAGGAAAAGAATTTATGGCTTCTGATGGCATGGATATTTCTCTATGCAAAATTTTAAAAGATAAATCGAAAGCAGTTTTTTCAGGTGCATTCCGACCTATGATAATGATTAGAGAGGGTTGCATAACAGAGTTTAAAGGAAACAGGAACCCGATAGGGTTTTATGGTGGTGCAGAAAAACTTTTTGAACAAACTGAAATTGATTTGTGTGCAAACGATACATTTTATATGTTTTCTGATGGTTATATTGATCAGTTCGGAGGCGAAAAATTAAAGAAGTTAAATAGAAGACGCTTTAAAGAGTTGTTACTAACAATGGAAACAATGGATATGTCGGAACAGGAAGCATTTTTAGAATATTCAATTAACAACTGGAAGCAAGATTGCGAACAGACAGATGATATTGTTGTGATAGGAATTAGAATTTAATATAAATGCTAAACTTCTAATATTTTATTTCAAATTTCAGTTTTATTCTTTTAATTAAATATTATTTTTACAGTCAAAACATAAAAAGATTAATCCTATGAAAATCCTGAAAAAGATTTTAAAAATTACCGGAATAACTTTCTTAATATTACTTGCACTGTTAATAGCATTGCCTTTTATTTTTAAAGATAAAATAATTGAATTTGCCAAAACAGAAATAAACAATAATCTTAATGCTAAAGTTGATTTTGGCGAAATAGATTTAGGTATATTCAGTAGTTTTCCAAATCTTACACTAGATCTAAATAAACTTAGTGTGATTGGAGTTGATGATTTTCAGAAAGATACCTTGGTTACCTTTGATTGTCTTTCTACAGAACTTGATTTATTCAGTGTGTTTGGAGATCAGATAAAAATTAAAGGAATTGAATTAAAGAATCCTAATATTCATGTTAAAGTATTGAAAGGTGGAAAGGCAAACTGGGATATAATGAAGCCTTCAACTGATACTACCGGAACAACAGATACATCGGCAACTCATTTTAAACTTGCATTAAAAAA
This region of Bacteroidia bacterium genomic DNA includes:
- a CDS encoding MMPL family transporter, producing the protein MWGAIASLILRNRVAILLVLLAITVFMAWQASKIELSYTFVKPLPSDDQAMVDYSSFKRMFGEDGNVMVIGLQDSNLFELSKFNDLYDLGKEIKNIVGIKEVLSVTNIYNITKNDSLNKFEFNQLIKEKPKTQLELDSIKELIYSLPFYDGLVINKETNSTLMAITFDDKKLNSKERISIVESIKEKADKFSAKYKTNLHFSGLPYIRTKFMKTVSNEMELFLILAIVVTALILYLFFRSFRVVGYSLVVVAIGLIWSLGTIHLFGYQITILSSMIPPLITVIGLPNCIFFTNKYQDELRRHGNKMRALSMMVRKVGLSNFLANITTAVGFGVFYFTNSSLLVEFGVVAAINVIASYFVALTFLTIILSFLPAPSLKKKNHLSGKRINYIIDKVNFLVHNRRTAIYIVIAVITVIGGLGMFNIKKIGYVVDDLPKKDPIYTDLRFFEKNFNGVLPFEVLIDTKKEKGVFADDAKTLYKIKKLQKVVNEHSEFSKPLSVVEALRFAYQAYNDGKPKFYQLPPPMELNKMKKYISTVSGNDSKFKAFLDSTKRYTRVSFQMADVGSVRIKELINELRPQVDSIFDPKEYNVSFTGQSAVFLKGNDYLFRHLFISLLIAIGLILLIGMVLFRSVLIIVLSKIPCLIPLVVTAGIMGYFNIPFKPSTILIFSIAFGLASDGTIYILTEYRQQLKKGSGSDSIRNTVKEVGLSMIYTNIILFFGFAIFIVSSFGGTAAMGTLISITLLSSLVTNLILLPSILLTLEKRVNTKNMLKDAIDLDAEDEEGDIVEEPQAAVVS
- a CDS encoding SpoIIE family protein phosphatase, producing MEELSELILEKLNTLVIVVNDQGSVDYVSSSSLKILGFESKQLLGDAWWNLTRNSEEETEIVKNITRKMFSQCQKGLYPQPYERLLKTSSGKNKWILWNTTVGPSNTMVAIGYDITDRKTSEQKLLKANVSLAQHNAEMLESINYAKRIQQSILPAKCKIEQLFNGGFVLYKPKDIVSGDFYWFYEKPDAYYIAAIDCTGHGVPGALLSVLAHSLLKKVIEGSNLCEPAQILYELDLELHRELNSGKEFMASDGMDISLCKILKDKSKAVFSGAFRPMIMIREGCITEFKGNRNPIGFYGGAEKLFEQTEIDLCANDTFYMFSDGYIDQFGGEKLKKLNRRRFKELLLTMETMDMSEQEAFLEYSINNWKQDCEQTDDIVVIGIRI